The following are encoded together in the Cicer arietinum cultivar CDC Frontier isolate Library 1 chromosome 2, Cicar.CDCFrontier_v2.0, whole genome shotgun sequence genome:
- the LOC101495835 gene encoding uncharacterized protein isoform X2, which produces MTTLIKGLCLKGQVHKALHFHDKVVAQGIQLNQVSYGTLINGLCKVGETRAALELLRRIEGKLVQPNVVMYTTIINSLCKYKLVTDAFDLYTKMIAKKISPSVYTYNALIYGFCIVGQLKEAFDLLNKLTLENINPDVCTFNIYLNAFCKDGQLKEAKNVFAVMMKKDIKPNIFTYNSLINGYCLVNEVNKAKNIFNTMVQMGVAPNVLTYSILINGFCKIKMVDEAINLFKEMHCRKIIPNTITYNSLIDGLCKSGRILYALELVDEMQDRGQPPNIITYSSILDALLKQHHVDKAIALLKDLKDKGIRPDMYTYTILIDGLCKVGRLKDAQKVFEDLLVKGYNLGKEMHCRKIIPNTRTYNSLIDGLCKSGRILYALELVNEMQDRGQPPNIITYSSILDALLKQHHVDKAIALLKDLKDKGIQPDMYTYTILIDGLCKVGRLKDAQKVFEDLLVKGYNLGKEMHCRKIIPNTITYNSLIDGLCKSGRILYALELVNEMQDRGQPPNIITYNSILDALLKQHHVDKAIALLKDLKDKGIQPDMYTYTILIDGLCKVGTLKDAQKVFEDLLVKGYNLGVYTYTAMIQRLCNKGLFDEALSMLSKMKDHCCNPDAATYKIVIRSLFDKGEKDKAEKLIHEMITRGLL; this is translated from the coding sequence ATGACTACACTCATCAAGGGTCTTTGTCTTAAAGGTCAGGTCCATAAAGCATTGCACTTTCATGACAAGGTGGTGGCACAAGGAATTCAGTTGAACCAAGTTAGTTACGGTACTTTGATCAATGGTTTATGTAAAGTTGGAGAAACAAGAGCAGCTCTGGAGTTGTTGAGACGAATTGAAGGGAAATTGGTTCAGCCTAATGTGGTAATGTACACAACAATCATTAATAGTCTATGCAAATATAAACTTGTTACTGATGCATTTGATTTGTACACTAAAATGATTGCTAAGAAAATTTCTCCTAGTGTTTACACTTATAATGCACTGATCTATGGCTTTTGCATTGTGGGACAATTGAAAGAAGCATttgatttgttaaataaattgaCATTGGAAAACATCAACCCGGATGTGtgtacttttaatatatatctcAATGCTTTTTGTAAAGATGGACAGTTGAAAGAGGCCAAAAATGTGTTTGCTGTGATGATGAAAAAAGACATAAAACCTAATATTTTTACTTACAACTCTTTAATAAATGGATATTGCCTAGTGAATGAAGTGAACAAGGCTaagaatatatttaatactatgGTCCAAATGGGAGTGGCTCCTAATGTTCTCACCTACAGTATCTTGATTAATGGGTTTTGTAAGATTAAAATGGTGGATGAAGCCATTAATCTCTTCAAAGAAATGCATTGCAGAAAAATCATTCCAAATACGATAACTTACAATTCTCTTATTGATGGTTTGTGCAAGTCAGGGAGAATCTTATATGCTTTAGAGCTTGTTGATGAAATGCAAGATAGAGGTCAACCACCTAATATAATCACTTACAGTTCTATATTGGATGCTTTATTGAAACAACATCATGTTGACAAGGCAATTGCATTATTAAAAGATCTTAAAGATAAGGGTATTCGACCAGATATGTACACGTATACTATTCTTATTGATGGATTGTGTAAAGTTGGAAGACTAAAGGATGCACAAAAGGTTTTTGAAGATCTTTTGGTCAAAGGCTACAATCTTGGTAAAGAAATGCATTGCAGAAAAATCATTCCAAATACGAGAACTTACAATTCTCTTATTGATGGTTTGTGCAAGTCAGGGAGAATCTTATATGCTTTAGAGCTTGTTAATGAAATGCAAGATAGAGGTCAACCACCTAATATAATCACTTACAGCTCTATATTGGATGCTTTATTGAAACAACATCATGTTGACAAGGCAATTGCATTATTAAAAGATCTTAAAGATAAGGGTATTCAACCAGATATGTACACGTATACTATTCTTATTGATGGATTGTGTAAAGTTGGAAGACTAAAGGATGCACAAAAGGTTTTTGAAGATCTTTTGGTCAAAGGCTACAATCTTGGTAAAGAAATGCATTGCAGAAAAATCATTCCAAATACGATAACTTACAATTCTCTTATTGATGGTTTGTGCAAGTCAGGGAGAATCTTATATGCTTTAGAGCTTGTTAATGAAATGCAAGATAGAGGTCAACCACCTAATATAATCACTTACAACTCTATATTGGATGCTTTATTGAAACAACATCATGTTGACAAGGCAATTGCATTATTAAAAGATCTTAAAGATAAGGGTATTCAACCAGATATGTACACGTATACTATTCTTATTGATGGATTGTGTAAAGTTGGAACACTAAAGGATGCACAAAAGGTTTTTGAAGATCTTTTGGTCAAAGGCTACAATCTTGGTGTATATACATATACCGCTATGATCCAAAGGTTATGTAACAAGGGTTTGTTTGATGAAGCTTTGTCCATGTTGTCAAAAATGAAAGACCATTGTTGCAATCCAGATGCTGCAACTTACAAAATAGTTATCCGTTCTCTGTTTGATAAAGGTGAAAAGGATAAGGCAGAGAAACTTATTCATGAAATGATTACGAGAGGTCTACTGTAA
- the LOC101495835 gene encoding uncharacterized protein isoform X3, translating to MSISRLRYVVSVSAFVPNFTHFQFPKFSFSTLNPQFDNVDAVSLFNRLLHKNPTPPTIEFEKVLGSLVKVKHYPIAISLSQQMELRGIKPDFVTCNHLINCFCQMGHLTLAFSVLAKIIKRGFHPDTITMTTLIKGLCLKGQVHKALHFHDKVVAQGIQLNQVSYGTLINGLCKVGETRAALELLRRIEGKLVQPNVSGRILYALELVDEMQDRGQPPNIITYSSILDALLKQHHVDKAIALLKDLKDKGIRPDMYTYTILIDGLCKVGRLKDAQKVFEDLLVKGYNLGKEMHCRKIIPNTRTYNSLIDGLCKSGRILYALELVNEMQDRGQPPNIITYSSILDALLKQHHVDKAIALLKDLKDKGIQPDMYTYTILIDGLCKVGRLKDAQKVFEDLLVKGYNLGKEMHCRKIIPNTITYNSLIDGLCKSGRILYALELVNEMQDRGQPPNIITYNSILDALLKQHHVDKAIALLKDLKDKGIQPDMYTYTILIDGLCKVGTLKDAQKVFEDLLVKGYNLGVYTYTAMIQRLCNKGLFDEALSMLSKMKDHCCNPDAATYKIVIRSLFDKGEKDKAEKLIHEMITRGLL from the exons ATGTCGATTTCAAGGTTAAGGTATGTTGTTTCTGTTTCTGCTTTTGTGCCCAATTTCACTCATTTTCAATTTCCAAAATTCTCCTTTTCAACACTAAACCCTCAATTCGATAATGTGGATGCCGTTTCGTTGTTCAATCGTTTGCTCCATAAGAATCCTACCCCACCCACCATTGAATTTGAAAAGGTTTTAGGTTCCCTTGTTAAGGTTAAGCATTACCCCATTGCTATTTCCCTTTCTCAACAAATGGAACTAAGGGGGATTAAGCCTGATTTTGTAACTTGCAACCACTTGATTAATTGTTTCTGCCAAATGGGTCATCTTACTCTTGCTTTTTCTGTATTGGCAAAGATTATCAAAAGGGGTTTTCATCCAGATACCATTACCATGACTACACTCATCAAGGGTCTTTGTCTTAAAGGTCAGGTCCATAAAGCATTGCACTTTCATGACAAGGTGGTGGCACAAGGAATTCAGTTGAACCAAGTTAGTTACGGTACTTTGATCAATGGTTTATGTAAAGTTGGAGAAACAAGAGCAGCTCTGGAGTTGTTGAGACGAATTGAAGGGAAATTGGTTCAGCCTAATGTG TCAGGGAGAATCTTATATGCTTTAGAGCTTGTTGATGAAATGCAAGATAGAGGTCAACCACCTAATATAATCACTTACAGTTCTATATTGGATGCTTTATTGAAACAACATCATGTTGACAAGGCAATTGCATTATTAAAAGATCTTAAAGATAAGGGTATTCGACCAGATATGTACACGTATACTATTCTTATTGATGGATTGTGTAAAGTTGGAAGACTAAAGGATGCACAAAAGGTTTTTGAAGATCTTTTGGTCAAAGGCTACAATCTTGGTAAAGAAATGCATTGCAGAAAAATCATTCCAAATACGAGAACTTACAATTCTCTTATTGATGGTTTGTGCAAGTCAGGGAGAATCTTATATGCTTTAGAGCTTGTTAATGAAATGCAAGATAGAGGTCAACCACCTAATATAATCACTTACAGCTCTATATTGGATGCTTTATTGAAACAACATCATGTTGACAAGGCAATTGCATTATTAAAAGATCTTAAAGATAAGGGTATTCAACCAGATATGTACACGTATACTATTCTTATTGATGGATTGTGTAAAGTTGGAAGACTAAAGGATGCACAAAAGGTTTTTGAAGATCTTTTGGTCAAAGGCTACAATCTTGGTAAAGAAATGCATTGCAGAAAAATCATTCCAAATACGATAACTTACAATTCTCTTATTGATGGTTTGTGCAAGTCAGGGAGAATCTTATATGCTTTAGAGCTTGTTAATGAAATGCAAGATAGAGGTCAACCACCTAATATAATCACTTACAACTCTATATTGGATGCTTTATTGAAACAACATCATGTTGACAAGGCAATTGCATTATTAAAAGATCTTAAAGATAAGGGTATTCAACCAGATATGTACACGTATACTATTCTTATTGATGGATTGTGTAAAGTTGGAACACTAAAGGATGCACAAAAGGTTTTTGAAGATCTTTTGGTCAAAGGCTACAATCTTGGTGTATATACATATACCGCTATGATCCAAAGGTTATGTAACAAGGGTTTGTTTGATGAAGCTTTGTCCATGTTGTCAAAAATGAAAGACCATTGTTGCAATCCAGATGCTGCAACTTACAAAATAGTTATCCGTTCTCTGTTTGATAAAGGTGAAAAGGATAAGGCAGAGAAACTTATTCATGAAATGATTACGAGAGGTCTACTGTAA
- the LOC101495835 gene encoding uncharacterized protein isoform X1 — protein MSISRLRYVVSVSAFVPNFTHFQFPKFSFSTLNPQFDNVDAVSLFNRLLHKNPTPPTIEFEKVLGSLVKVKHYPIAISLSQQMELRGIKPDFVTCNHLINCFCQMGHLTLAFSVLAKIIKRGFHPDTITMTTLIKGLCLKGQVHKALHFHDKVVAQGIQLNQVSYGTLINGLCKVGETRAALELLRRIEGKLVQPNVVMYTTIINSLCKYKLVTDAFDLYTKMIAKKISPSVYTYNALIYGFCIVGQLKEAFDLLNKLTLENINPDVCTFNIYLNAFCKDGQLKEAKNVFAVMMKKDIKPNIFTYNSLINGYCLVNEVNKAKNIFNTMVQMGVAPNVLTYSILINGFCKIKMVDEAINLFKEMHCRKIIPNTITYNSLIDGLCKSGRILYALELVDEMQDRGQPPNIITYSSILDALLKQHHVDKAIALLKDLKDKGIRPDMYTYTILIDGLCKVGRLKDAQKVFEDLLVKGYNLGKEMHCRKIIPNTRTYNSLIDGLCKSGRILYALELVNEMQDRGQPPNIITYSSILDALLKQHHVDKAIALLKDLKDKGIQPDMYTYTILIDGLCKVGRLKDAQKVFEDLLVKGYNLGKEMHCRKIIPNTITYNSLIDGLCKSGRILYALELVNEMQDRGQPPNIITYNSILDALLKQHHVDKAIALLKDLKDKGIQPDMYTYTILIDGLCKVGTLKDAQKVFEDLLVKGYNLGVYTYTAMIQRLCNKGLFDEALSMLSKMKDHCCNPDAATYKIVIRSLFDKGEKDKAEKLIHEMITRGLL, from the coding sequence ATGTCGATTTCAAGGTTAAGGTATGTTGTTTCTGTTTCTGCTTTTGTGCCCAATTTCACTCATTTTCAATTTCCAAAATTCTCCTTTTCAACACTAAACCCTCAATTCGATAATGTGGATGCCGTTTCGTTGTTCAATCGTTTGCTCCATAAGAATCCTACCCCACCCACCATTGAATTTGAAAAGGTTTTAGGTTCCCTTGTTAAGGTTAAGCATTACCCCATTGCTATTTCCCTTTCTCAACAAATGGAACTAAGGGGGATTAAGCCTGATTTTGTAACTTGCAACCACTTGATTAATTGTTTCTGCCAAATGGGTCATCTTACTCTTGCTTTTTCTGTATTGGCAAAGATTATCAAAAGGGGTTTTCATCCAGATACCATTACCATGACTACACTCATCAAGGGTCTTTGTCTTAAAGGTCAGGTCCATAAAGCATTGCACTTTCATGACAAGGTGGTGGCACAAGGAATTCAGTTGAACCAAGTTAGTTACGGTACTTTGATCAATGGTTTATGTAAAGTTGGAGAAACAAGAGCAGCTCTGGAGTTGTTGAGACGAATTGAAGGGAAATTGGTTCAGCCTAATGTGGTAATGTACACAACAATCATTAATAGTCTATGCAAATATAAACTTGTTACTGATGCATTTGATTTGTACACTAAAATGATTGCTAAGAAAATTTCTCCTAGTGTTTACACTTATAATGCACTGATCTATGGCTTTTGCATTGTGGGACAATTGAAAGAAGCATttgatttgttaaataaattgaCATTGGAAAACATCAACCCGGATGTGtgtacttttaatatatatctcAATGCTTTTTGTAAAGATGGACAGTTGAAAGAGGCCAAAAATGTGTTTGCTGTGATGATGAAAAAAGACATAAAACCTAATATTTTTACTTACAACTCTTTAATAAATGGATATTGCCTAGTGAATGAAGTGAACAAGGCTaagaatatatttaatactatgGTCCAAATGGGAGTGGCTCCTAATGTTCTCACCTACAGTATCTTGATTAATGGGTTTTGTAAGATTAAAATGGTGGATGAAGCCATTAATCTCTTCAAAGAAATGCATTGCAGAAAAATCATTCCAAATACGATAACTTACAATTCTCTTATTGATGGTTTGTGCAAGTCAGGGAGAATCTTATATGCTTTAGAGCTTGTTGATGAAATGCAAGATAGAGGTCAACCACCTAATATAATCACTTACAGTTCTATATTGGATGCTTTATTGAAACAACATCATGTTGACAAGGCAATTGCATTATTAAAAGATCTTAAAGATAAGGGTATTCGACCAGATATGTACACGTATACTATTCTTATTGATGGATTGTGTAAAGTTGGAAGACTAAAGGATGCACAAAAGGTTTTTGAAGATCTTTTGGTCAAAGGCTACAATCTTGGTAAAGAAATGCATTGCAGAAAAATCATTCCAAATACGAGAACTTACAATTCTCTTATTGATGGTTTGTGCAAGTCAGGGAGAATCTTATATGCTTTAGAGCTTGTTAATGAAATGCAAGATAGAGGTCAACCACCTAATATAATCACTTACAGCTCTATATTGGATGCTTTATTGAAACAACATCATGTTGACAAGGCAATTGCATTATTAAAAGATCTTAAAGATAAGGGTATTCAACCAGATATGTACACGTATACTATTCTTATTGATGGATTGTGTAAAGTTGGAAGACTAAAGGATGCACAAAAGGTTTTTGAAGATCTTTTGGTCAAAGGCTACAATCTTGGTAAAGAAATGCATTGCAGAAAAATCATTCCAAATACGATAACTTACAATTCTCTTATTGATGGTTTGTGCAAGTCAGGGAGAATCTTATATGCTTTAGAGCTTGTTAATGAAATGCAAGATAGAGGTCAACCACCTAATATAATCACTTACAACTCTATATTGGATGCTTTATTGAAACAACATCATGTTGACAAGGCAATTGCATTATTAAAAGATCTTAAAGATAAGGGTATTCAACCAGATATGTACACGTATACTATTCTTATTGATGGATTGTGTAAAGTTGGAACACTAAAGGATGCACAAAAGGTTTTTGAAGATCTTTTGGTCAAAGGCTACAATCTTGGTGTATATACATATACCGCTATGATCCAAAGGTTATGTAACAAGGGTTTGTTTGATGAAGCTTTGTCCATGTTGTCAAAAATGAAAGACCATTGTTGCAATCCAGATGCTGCAACTTACAAAATAGTTATCCGTTCTCTGTTTGATAAAGGTGAAAAGGATAAGGCAGAGAAACTTATTCATGAAATGATTACGAGAGGTCTACTGTAA